DNA sequence from the Pedobacter sp. W3I1 genome:
ATGAGTTTCACCAGCATACACAAAAAGATTGGTATACAATTTTTTGCCCAATTTAGTTTTCGGTAACATACCACGTACCGCTTTCTCGATTACACGTTGAGGGTGTTTCGCCATTAACTCCTTAGGAGAAATAAAACGTTGACCACCTGGATAACCAGTATAAGAAACATATTGCTTTTCGCTGAATTTGTTTCCTGTCAATTTAACCTTGTCTGCATTGATAACAATTACGTTATCTCCGCAATCTACGTGTGGGGTGTACTCAGGCTTGTTTTTACCACGGATGATCATAGCGATCTTCGATGACAAGCGCCCCAAAATCTCGCCTTGCGCATCAACAACAATCCACTGTTTGTTAACAGTTTTCGCATTGGCCGAGACAGTTTTGTAACTTAACGTATTCACTTGCTTGTATTTAATTTATTAAACAATTTATTATTCCCATTAAATTTGGGACTGCAAAGATAGATAGAATACTTTTATTATCAAATAGTTGGAGAGAAAATTTTTGATATAAAATTATCATCATTGCTAAGAGCGCAGCGATGTGGCAATCTAATTGGTGATTTTTTTGTAAAGCAAATACTGTAGTTCTTCGGTTGGTTCCAGTCGGGCTTTACGCTAAATCTTTTAAACGCTGCTGTCATGCTGAGGTACGAAGCATCTGTTTCGTCGGCTGCAGATTCTTCGTGCCTCAGAGTGAGATTATTAAAGAAGGTACTTCATATTAAATCTTCATGAACGTTTTACTATAACAGTAAACGAATACCTTCTGGTTTATTTTCTAATTGAAAGAATCATTGTAAGCCTTGATCAATTTC
Encoded proteins:
- the rplM gene encoding 50S ribosomal protein L13, translating into MNTLSYKTVSANAKTVNKQWIVVDAQGEILGRLSSKIAMIIRGKNKPEYTPHVDCGDNVIVINADKVKLTGNKFSEKQYVSYTGYPGGQRFISPKELMAKHPQRVIEKAVRGMLPKTKLGKKLYTNLFVYAGETHPHSAQSPKTIKL